A stretch of the Staphylococcus sp. NRL 16/872 genome encodes the following:
- a CDS encoding Wzz/FepE/Etk N-terminal domain-containing protein: protein MENSLDLSKFISAIKKNWKLIILLPIIFMLISLLITMFLMKPKYEANTQVLVNQKEKNSELMAQEVQSNIQLVNTYTEIVKSPRILDEVAKKNKKYSASDIKGMLTVTTQAESQILNINVRNGSKHDAEKVANEIADVFSNKMPDIMNVNNVSVLSSANGTASKVSPNMLINLVVGLILGVIIALIIIILKELFDKRIRTEEDVENELNIPVLGSIQKLK, encoded by the coding sequence ATGGAAAACTCATTAGATTTATCAAAATTTATTTCAGCTATTAAAAAAAATTGGAAACTAATTATTTTATTGCCAATTATTTTTATGCTGATTAGTTTATTAATTACTATGTTTTTAATGAAGCCCAAATATGAGGCGAATACACAAGTGTTAGTTAATCAAAAAGAAAAAAATTCTGAGTTAATGGCTCAAGAAGTACAAAGCAATATTCAATTAGTTAATACATATACTGAAATTGTTAAAAGTCCTCGTATTTTAGATGAAGTTGCAAAGAAAAACAAAAAATATTCAGCTAGTGATATAAAAGGAATGCTAACAGTTACTACTCAGGCTGAATCACAAATTCTAAATATTAATGTACGAAATGGAAGCAAACATGATGCTGAGAAAGTAGCAAATGAAATTGCTGATGTTTTTAGCAATAAAATGCCAGATATTATGAATGTGAACAATGTTTCAGTTTTATCATCTGCAAATGGTACAGCTTCAAAAGTATCTCCTAATATGCTCATTAATTTGGTTGTTGGATTAATTTTAGGAGTGATTATAGCATTAATAATCATTATATTAAAAGAATTATTTGATAAACGTATTAGAACAGAAGAAGACGTAGAAAATGAATTAAATATTCCAGTACTAGGTTCTATTCAAAAACTTAAATAA
- a CDS encoding poly-gamma-glutamate hydrolase family protein, which yields MKKIKLNTSIVTNKWLMGIATTAIGISTFSLLQDQAHAAEHNYQKMQQNAPLNKSNWDNEGMDSQSNYTYDETNTIKQSDNEDTSSYLSEDEIAELANEPDTDLTSIMKQPKPSPAPVMEKSTLNTNNKQINSNTNIISKPAPSNKPSTPSKPVLNSIKSNNKVQTSTIKPKPKSTIVNKQSTNTKPSSQYKVKKPSTSQTVKKSNVKPTAKPVSKKQSNTKNVKKTSSTKATLPKKAVTVYKTSTKAKKTVSTKSVKKVTTKTTTSKAKPTTKTTVHKKVTPPAYQLGKVKPTDTYRSMSDLFAHTTQGIDWQKERSNKNSNVLIFAPHGGNIEKGTTELAKAIANKGNYDYYAFNAIRNGNNKALHVTSTNYDDKDLINTNYNRDVSVSVHGAGQAQGYNTVLMGGRDTQLLGLISQELKKFKFNVQRATGYLAGTDANNIVNFNKKGMGVQLEITPDIRKSFFKDGNDASVARKVVTNWTSRMDNFATAVSNAIKKYKF from the coding sequence ATGAAAAAGATAAAACTAAATACGTCAATTGTAACTAATAAGTGGCTAATGGGAATAGCTACTACTGCAATCGGAATAAGTACATTTAGTCTTTTGCAAGATCAGGCACATGCAGCTGAACATAATTATCAAAAAATGCAACAAAATGCACCATTAAATAAAAGTAATTGGGATAACGAAGGAATGGATAGTCAAAGCAACTATACTTATGATGAGACTAATACAATTAAGCAAAGTGATAATGAGGATACTTCATCATATCTTAGTGAAGATGAAATCGCAGAATTGGCTAATGAACCTGATACTGATTTAACTTCAATAATGAAACAACCTAAGCCATCACCTGCACCTGTAATGGAGAAATCTACTTTAAATACCAATAATAAACAAATCAATTCAAATACTAATATCATTTCAAAACCAGCACCTAGTAATAAGCCAAGTACACCGTCTAAACCAGTTCTGAATTCTATAAAAAGTAATAATAAAGTCCAAACATCTACAATAAAGCCAAAACCTAAATCAACTATTGTAAACAAACAAAGTACAAATACTAAACCATCATCTCAATATAAAGTTAAAAAACCATCAACAAGTCAAACAGTGAAAAAATCAAATGTTAAGCCAACAGCAAAACCAGTTTCAAAAAAACAAAGTAATACAAAAAATGTAAAGAAAACATCTAGTACAAAAGCAACTCTACCGAAAAAAGCAGTCACAGTTTATAAAACAAGTACAAAAGCAAAAAAAACTGTATCGACGAAATCAGTGAAAAAAGTGACAACAAAGACAACAACATCAAAAGCCAAACCAACAACTAAAACTACTGTGCATAAAAAAGTGACACCACCGGCTTATCAATTAGGCAAAGTAAAACCTACAGATACTTATAGATCAATGTCTGATTTATTTGCCCATACAACACAAGGGATAGATTGGCAAAAAGAGCGTTCTAATAAAAATAGTAATGTACTTATATTTGCACCTCATGGAGGAAATATTGAAAAAGGAACTACCGAGTTAGCAAAAGCAATTGCTAATAAAGGAAATTACGATTATTACGCTTTCAATGCAATTAGAAATGGTAATAATAAAGCATTACATGTTACATCAACAAACTATGATGACAAAGACTTAATTAATACTAATTATAATAGAGATGTTTCAGTATCTGTGCATGGCGCAGGCCAAGCACAAGGATATAATACAGTATTAATGGGTGGAAGAGATACGCAATTACTAGGATTAATTTCCCAAGAATTGAAAAAATTCAAATTCAACGTTCAACGTGCAACAGGGTATCTAGCAGGGACAGATGCAAATAATATTGTAAACTTTAATAAAAAAGGCATGGGCGTACAATTAGAAATCACGCCTGATATCCGTAAGTCATTTTTTAAAGATGGCAATGATGCCTCAGTAGCACGTAAAGTAGTAACAAATTGGACATCAAGAATGGATAATTTTGCGACAGCAGTAAGTAACGCTATTAAAAAATATAAGTTTTAA
- a CDS encoding nucleoside-diphosphate sugar epimerase/dehydratase: protein MDKLSSRGRLLLFIIIDSLIVAFSVFICYNILEPYFRGYSHQVLILTSIILLISHHVFAYIFNLYHRAWEYASVNELLLIVESVTCSILVTIITVPIFTGHPPFMRLYLITWMMHLIFIGGSRISFRLTRKYVSGKNYKKKPTLIVGAGQGGSLLIRQMLRSPDMGLEPVLAVDDDPQKRKLAIAGGVKVQGTIDDIPNLVNKFRIKRIIIAIPTLKSERLKEINDICNSTGIELFKMPSIEHVLSGELEVNQLRKVEVEDLLGREPVELDMAMISKELTHKTILVTGAGGSIGSEICRQVCKFEPESILLLGHGENSIYLIHQELINQYKDRIKIIPIIADIQNGNRIQEIMSEFKPYAVYHAAAHKHVPLMEYNPIEAFKNNVLGTRNVATAAKNAGVRKFVMVSTDKAVNPPNVMGASKRMAEMVVQSLNDRNSKTDFVAVRFGNVLGSRGSVIPLFKKQIAAGGPVTVTHPDMTRYFMTIPEASRLVLQAGALAQGGEVFVLDMGEPVKIVDLARNLIRLSGKTEDEIGIKFSGVRPGEKLYEELLNEDEIHPEQVYEKIYRGKVSTINSNELESIICNLQNNFNKQFLIDFANNKKDGINNGK, encoded by the coding sequence GTGGATAAATTAAGTTCAAGAGGACGATTACTATTATTTATAATAATTGATTCTCTAATTGTAGCTTTTTCAGTGTTTATTTGTTACAACATTTTGGAACCGTATTTTAGAGGGTATTCACACCAAGTTTTAATATTAACATCAATAATTTTGTTAATATCACATCATGTTTTTGCATATATATTTAACTTGTATCATCGTGCTTGGGAATACGCAAGTGTGAATGAATTATTATTAATAGTAGAATCAGTAACTTGTTCGATTCTAGTAACAATCATTACTGTGCCAATTTTTACTGGTCATCCACCATTCATGAGACTATATCTCATCACATGGATGATGCACTTAATATTTATCGGTGGTTCAAGAATATCATTTAGACTTACTAGAAAATATGTTAGTGGTAAAAATTATAAGAAAAAACCAACTTTAATTGTAGGGGCTGGTCAAGGTGGTTCCTTATTAATAAGACAAATGTTAAGAAGTCCAGATATGGGTCTAGAACCAGTTTTAGCAGTAGATGACGACCCTCAAAAACGTAAATTAGCCATTGCTGGTGGAGTTAAAGTTCAAGGAACTATTGATGACATCCCTAACTTAGTAAATAAATTTAGAATTAAAAGAATTATAATTGCTATTCCGACTTTAAAATCTGAGAGATTAAAAGAAATAAATGACATTTGCAATAGCACTGGGATAGAGCTGTTTAAAATGCCGAGTATTGAGCACGTATTATCAGGTGAATTGGAAGTAAATCAACTTAGAAAAGTTGAAGTTGAAGATTTATTGGGTAGAGAACCAGTAGAATTGGATATGGCTATGATTTCAAAAGAACTTACTCATAAAACTATTTTAGTAACAGGGGCCGGAGGATCAATTGGTTCTGAAATTTGTAGACAAGTATGTAAATTTGAACCAGAAAGTATCTTATTATTGGGCCATGGAGAAAATAGTATTTATCTGATTCATCAAGAATTAATAAATCAATATAAAGATAGAATAAAAATTATTCCAATTATTGCTGATATTCAAAACGGTAATAGAATTCAAGAAATAATGAGTGAATTCAAACCTTACGCTGTATATCATGCTGCTGCACATAAACATGTGCCATTAATGGAATATAATCCAATTGAAGCTTTTAAAAATAATGTACTGGGTACTAGAAATGTAGCCACTGCTGCTAAAAATGCAGGTGTAAGAAAATTCGTCATGGTTTCAACAGATAAAGCAGTAAATCCACCTAATGTTATGGGCGCATCTAAGCGTATGGCAGAAATGGTAGTACAGAGTTTAAACGATAGAAATAGTAAGACGGATTTTGTGGCGGTAAGATTTGGTAACGTATTAGGCTCTCGTGGTTCAGTAATACCATTGTTTAAAAAGCAAATCGCTGCTGGGGGCCCTGTTACAGTAACACATCCAGATATGACACGATATTTTATGACAATACCAGAAGCCTCCAGATTAGTATTGCAAGCTGGGGCTCTAGCTCAAGGTGGAGAAGTATTTGTTTTAGATATGGGAGAACCGGTGAAAATTGTAGACTTAGCCCGAAACTTAATAAGATTAAGTGGTAAAACTGAAGATGAAATTGGAATTAAATTTTCTGGTGTGCGGCCTGGTGAAAAATTATATGAGGAATTACTTAACGAAGATGAAATACATCCAGAACAAGTATATGAAAAAATTTATCGTGGAAAAGTTTCTACTATCAATTCAAATGAGTTAGAAAGTATTATATGTAATTTACAAAATAATTTTAATAAACAATTTTTAATAGATTTTGCAAATAACAAAAAGGATGGGATAAATAATGGAAAATAA
- a CDS encoding polysaccharide biosynthesis tyrosine autokinase translates to MAKETKRKKLETPLFVHDKPKSTVSEKFRGIRSNIMFSGTKGEIKSIIVTSEKPAAGKSIISANIAITYAQAGYKTLIIDGDMRKPTQHYHFETSNYDGLSNLIIGKSDYDKAIRQTRVDNLDLLTSGPVPPNPSELIASENFEKHFRNLSEIYDFILIDTPPVVSVTDAQVFLQYVPECVLVIDSEKNNKDEVKKAKNLVLNADGHILGAVLNKTPKDKSSSYYYYYGDES, encoded by the coding sequence ATGGCAAAAGAAACTAAAAGAAAAAAATTGGAAACGCCTCTATTTGTGCATGATAAACCTAAGTCAACTGTAAGTGAAAAGTTTAGAGGTATTCGATCAAACATAATGTTTTCAGGTACTAAAGGAGAAATTAAAAGTATAATTGTTACTTCTGAAAAACCAGCTGCAGGTAAAAGTATAATTTCAGCAAATATTGCAATAACTTATGCTCAAGCAGGTTATAAAACACTAATTATAGATGGGGATATGCGTAAACCTACCCAACATTACCATTTTGAAACTTCGAATTATGATGGTTTATCAAACTTAATAATTGGTAAGTCTGATTATGATAAAGCGATCCGTCAAACTCGTGTAGATAATTTAGATTTATTAACATCAGGTCCTGTACCTCCTAATCCGTCAGAACTAATTGCTTCAGAAAATTTCGAAAAACATTTTAGAAATTTAAGCGAAATATATGATTTTATCCTGATTGATACTCCACCAGTAGTTTCAGTAACAGATGCACAAGTATTTTTACAATATGTACCTGAATGTGTGTTAGTAATCGATTCAGAAAAAAATAATAAAGATGAGGTCAAAAAAGCTAAAAACTTAGTATTAAATGCAGATGGACACATTTTAGGAGCTGTTTTAAATAAAACACCAAAAGATAAATCTTCAAGTTACTATTATTATTACGGAGATGAGTCGTAA
- a CDS encoding helix-turn-helix domain-containing protein produces the protein MDSNKKDYEHMLFYFAYKTFITAADEIIEKYGMSRQHHRFLFFINKLPGITIKQLLKTLEISKQGSHATLRKLKEEGLIIEQTSEEDRRVKQLFPTPKGSKLIDKLNKAQDDLMQSTFQKVGHDWYAIMEELSNHREGFQNIQHLKDEE, from the coding sequence ATGGATAGTAATAAAAAAGATTATGAACATATGTTGTTTTATTTCGCATACAAGACATTCATTACTGCAGCTGATGAAATTATTGAAAAATATGGCATGAGTCGTCAGCACCATCGCTTTTTATTTTTCATAAATAAATTACCGGGCATTACAATTAAACAATTATTGAAGACATTAGAAATTTCAAAGCAGGGTTCTCATGCGACATTGCGCAAATTGAAAGAAGAGGGATTAATTATTGAACAGACTTCAGAAGAGGATCGTCGCGTTAAACAGCTCTTCCCAACCCCTAAAGGAAGCAAGCTCATCGATAAGTTAAACAAAGCTCAAGATGATTTAATGCAAAGCACCTTTCAAAAAGTAGGCCACGACTGGTACGCCATCATGGAAGAACTCTCTAATCATCGAGAAGGATTTCAAAATATTCAACATTTAAAAGACGAGGAATAA
- a CDS encoding FMN-dependent NADH-azoreductase: MTKLLYITAHPLDELTSNSMAAGKTFVDAYKENHPSDEVKHIDLFKEDIPMIDKDVLTGWGKLRNGDELTSDEQQKVNRLSEILDEFLAADKYVFVSPMWNLSFPPVLKAYIDAISIAGKTFKYTAEGPQGLLTDKKALHIQSRGGYYTEGPAAEVESGDRYLRNIMTFLGVPSYETIIIEGHNAEPEKTEEIKAASIAEAKELAKKF, encoded by the coding sequence GTGACTAAACTATTATATATTACAGCACATCCTTTAGATGAATTAACATCTAATTCAATGGCAGCTGGTAAAACATTTGTAGATGCTTATAAAGAAAATCATCCTAGCGATGAAGTAAAACATATCGACTTATTTAAAGAAGACATTCCTATGATCGACAAAGATGTCTTAACTGGCTGGGGTAAATTACGTAACGGTGATGAATTAACTAGTGACGAACAACAAAAAGTAAATCGTTTAAGCGAAATTCTTGATGAATTTTTAGCAGCTGATAAATATGTATTCGTATCACCAATGTGGAACTTATCATTCCCTCCTGTATTAAAAGCATATATTGATGCGATTTCTATTGCAGGTAAAACTTTCAAATATACAGCTGAAGGTCCTCAAGGTCTTTTAACCGATAAAAAAGCTTTACACATTCAATCACGTGGTGGTTATTACACTGAAGGTCCAGCTGCTGAAGTGGAAAGTGGCGATCGCTACTTAAGAAATATCATGACATTCTTAGGCGTGCCTTCATATGAAACAATTATTATTGAAGGTCACAATGCTGAACCAGAAAAAACAGAAGAAATTAAAGCAGCCTCAATTGCTGAAGCGAAAGAATTAGCTAAAAAATTCTAA
- a CDS encoding alpha-keto acid decarboxylase family protein: MKRRVGQYLMDSVQAAGVDKIFGVPGDFNLAFLDDIVRHDGVNWIGTTNELNGSYAADGYARINGLGVLVTTFGVGELSAVNGIAGSYAERVPVIALTGAPTRAVENAGKYVHHSLGEGKFDSYRQMFEPITTAQAYITPENATIEIPRVINAAIRERRPVHIHLPIDVAMEEIEIENPYEVALTPKQDLSRYVDMVANKLNHAKQPVIITGHEINSFHLHDELEQFVNKTNIPVAQLSLGKGAFNEENEHYIGIFDGKIADKDIKDYVNNSDVILNIGAKLTDSATAGFAYDFDIEDVIMLNHRNFKLGNIVEEDVTLPNLLADLNNIDYHYDGTFPTFKKAEEGNYELSDDALTQETYFKMMQEFIGGDDILLAEQGTSFFGSYELALPKDMSFIGQPLWGSIGYTLPSTLGTQMADASRRNVLLIGDGSLQLTVQELSTMIRHDIKPIIFVINNDGYTVERLIHGMEEPYNDIRMWDYKALPKVFGGDNVAVHDVKTSNDLKRVFDEINDAPDQMHFTEVTMNWDDAPEKLRDISKAFAEQNK; this comes from the coding sequence ATGAAACGACGTGTAGGACAATATTTAATGGATTCAGTACAAGCGGCAGGCGTAGATAAAATCTTTGGTGTGCCTGGCGATTTCAACTTAGCATTCTTAGACGATATTGTGCGTCATGATGGCGTGAATTGGATCGGAACTACAAACGAATTAAATGGTAGTTATGCAGCAGATGGTTATGCGCGTATTAATGGGCTTGGCGTCCTTGTTACTACGTTTGGTGTAGGTGAATTAAGTGCAGTGAACGGTATCGCAGGTTCTTATGCAGAACGTGTGCCTGTTATCGCCCTAACTGGTGCACCAACAAGAGCCGTTGAAAATGCTGGCAAATACGTTCACCATTCACTTGGTGAAGGCAAGTTCGATAGTTATCGCCAAATGTTTGAACCTATTACTACAGCACAAGCGTACATTACACCTGAGAACGCGACAATCGAAATTCCTAGAGTGATTAATGCAGCGATTCGTGAACGTCGTCCTGTACACATTCACTTACCTATCGATGTTGCAATGGAAGAAATTGAAATTGAAAATCCATATGAAGTCGCTTTAACACCTAAACAAGATTTAAGTCGCTATGTAGATATGGTTGCTAATAAATTAAATCATGCAAAACAACCTGTCATTATCACAGGTCATGAAATCAATAGTTTCCACTTACATGACGAATTAGAACAATTCGTAAATAAAACTAATATTCCAGTTGCTCAATTATCATTAGGTAAAGGTGCTTTTAATGAGGAAAATGAACACTACATTGGCATCTTTGATGGTAAAATTGCCGACAAAGACATTAAAGATTACGTGAATAATAGTGATGTGATTCTAAATATTGGAGCGAAATTAACAGACTCAGCAACTGCAGGGTTCGCTTATGACTTTGATATTGAAGATGTCATAATGCTTAACCATCGCAACTTTAAATTAGGCAATATTGTTGAAGAAGATGTGACATTACCTAATTTACTAGCTGATTTAAATAATATAGATTACCACTATGACGGTACGTTCCCTACTTTTAAAAAAGCAGAAGAAGGCAATTATGAATTATCTGACGATGCATTAACTCAAGAAACATATTTCAAAATGATGCAAGAATTCATTGGTGGCGATGACATCTTACTCGCTGAACAAGGCACATCATTCTTTGGATCATACGAATTAGCATTACCTAAAGACATGTCATTTATCGGACAACCATTATGGGGCTCAATCGGCTACACATTACCTTCAACATTAGGAACGCAAATGGCCGACGCATCACGCCGTAATGTATTATTAATCGGCGACGGTTCATTACAATTAACGGTTCAAGAATTATCAACAATGATTCGCCACGACATTAAACCCATTATCTTCGTAATTAATAACGACGGTTACACAGTTGAACGCTTAATCCATGGTATGGAAGAGCCTTACAACGATATTCGTATGTGGGATTACAAAGCGTTACCTAAAGTGTTTGGTGGAGATAACGTGGCTGTGCATGATGTTAAAACATCAAATGACTTAAAACGTGTGTTTGACGAAATTAATGATGCACCAGATCAAATGCATTTCACTGAAGTAACAATGAATTGGGATGACGCACCAGAAAAATTGCGTGACATCTCAAAAGCCTTCGCAGAACAAAATAAATAA
- a CDS encoding nucleotide sugar dehydrogenase, translating into MENNTKIGVIGLGYVGMPLAVAFAEKFEVVGFDIDKEKVEKYNNFIDPTGEVGSEALKQTTMKFTSNEEDLKDVNFYVITVPTPIKQDNTPNLKPIEGATETVGRYLSKDDVVVYESTVYPGVTEDICLPLLEKESGLKGIEEFKVGYSPERINPGDKKNTVKNIVKIVSGIDEDALEKISSTYGAVIEAGIHKAPSIKVAESAKVVENSQRDINIAFMNELSQVFNRMNINTFDVIDAMNTKWNALGFTPGLVGGHCIGVDPYYFIYQAENVGFHSQIIAAGRKINNFMSTFVGENLIKELVKNKMANDPKVVVFGLTFKEDTPDFRNSKIITMVEELNEYGIEPLVVDPYMDAFRPEYENIKASYTSDIKDINSEIDVLVYSVNHKQFKELDDQKFLDLLNKNHSIIVDLKNRFKHYESDTVSYWSL; encoded by the coding sequence ATGGAAAATAATACAAAAATTGGTGTAATCGGACTTGGATATGTGGGTATGCCATTAGCTGTGGCATTTGCGGAGAAATTTGAAGTAGTTGGATTTGATATTGATAAAGAAAAAGTTGAAAAATACAATAATTTTATTGACCCAACTGGCGAAGTAGGATCAGAAGCTTTAAAACAAACAACAATGAAATTCACTTCAAACGAAGAAGACTTAAAAGATGTTAATTTTTATGTAATTACAGTACCAACTCCTATCAAACAAGATAATACTCCTAATTTAAAACCAATTGAAGGTGCTACTGAAACTGTAGGACGTTATTTATCAAAAGATGACGTAGTTGTCTATGAATCAACTGTTTATCCAGGAGTTACAGAAGATATTTGTTTACCTTTATTAGAAAAAGAATCAGGCTTAAAAGGGATTGAAGAATTTAAAGTTGGTTATTCTCCTGAAAGAATTAATCCAGGTGACAAGAAAAACACTGTGAAAAATATTGTTAAAATTGTTTCTGGAATTGATGAAGATGCATTAGAAAAAATTTCAAGTACTTATGGTGCAGTTATTGAAGCAGGAATTCATAAAGCTCCAAGTATCAAAGTGGCTGAAAGCGCTAAAGTAGTTGAAAATAGCCAAAGAGATATTAATATTGCATTTATGAATGAATTATCACAAGTATTTAATAGAATGAATATTAATACATTTGATGTGATTGACGCTATGAATACAAAATGGAACGCTTTAGGATTCACACCAGGATTAGTAGGAGGACATTGCATTGGTGTAGATCCTTATTATTTTATTTACCAAGCAGAAAATGTAGGTTTCCATTCTCAAATTATAGCAGCTGGAAGAAAAATTAATAATTTTATGTCTACTTTCGTTGGAGAAAATTTAATTAAGGAATTAGTTAAAAATAAAATGGCTAACGATCCTAAGGTAGTTGTATTTGGCTTAACTTTTAAAGAAGATACACCAGACTTTAGAAATTCTAAAATTATAACAATGGTTGAAGAATTAAATGAATACGGAATTGAGCCATTGGTAGTAGATCCTTATATGGATGCTTTTAGACCTGAATATGAAAACATTAAAGCAAGTTACACATCCGATATTAAGGATATTAATTCTGAAATCGACGTTTTAGTTTACTCAGTAAATCATAAACAATTTAAAGAGTTAGACGACCAGAAATTCTTAGATTTATTAAACAAAAATCATTCAATTATTGTTGATTTAAAAAATAGATTTAAACATTATGAAAGCGACACTGTTTCTTATTGGTCATTATAA
- a CDS encoding SE2200 family small protein — protein sequence MRGLLIALVLGVAAFIGFKKYQNKVNEMPNIEY from the coding sequence ATGAGAGGATTATTAATTGCATTAGTTTTAGGTGTAGCTGCATTTATCGGTTTCAAAAAATATCAAAATAAAGTTAACGAAATGCCTAATATTGAATATTAA
- a CDS encoding CpsB/CapC family capsule biosynthesis tyrosine phosphatase codes for MIDIHNHIFIGVDDGPSTKEDMINLIKQGKGEGVTDIIVTPHHLSPTFDNEYSIVEQKLNEIQEMDEFKELNVNLYPGQEIRISDQIIPQLENGEAIGLNKSKYLLIELPSGRVPHYTSRLFFELQSKGYVPIIAHPERNKEISQNLDVLFDLINGGALSQLTSASLIGVHGKKIQKISLQMLENNLVHFIASDAHHSVNRPFIMKSLFEDKKLNKYAEEINKLIDNAKMIINNKDLAKKQPTQEYKSKKFLGLF; via the coding sequence ATGATTGATATACACAACCATATTTTTATTGGTGTGGACGATGGACCAAGCACTAAAGAAGATATGATCAACCTTATTAAACAAGGGAAAGGGGAAGGGGTTACAGATATCATTGTTACCCCTCACCATCTTAGTCCTACTTTTGATAATGAATATTCCATAGTAGAACAAAAATTAAATGAAATACAGGAAATGGATGAGTTTAAAGAGTTGAATGTGAATTTGTATCCAGGTCAAGAAATTCGGATTAGTGATCAAATAATTCCTCAACTTGAAAATGGAGAAGCTATCGGTCTTAATAAATCTAAATATTTACTTATTGAATTGCCTTCTGGTAGAGTCCCACACTATACGAGTCGTTTATTTTTTGAATTACAATCTAAAGGTTATGTACCTATTATTGCTCATCCTGAAAGAAATAAAGAGATAAGTCAAAATTTAGATGTATTATTTGATTTAATAAATGGTGGAGCACTTAGTCAACTTACATCAGCTTCTTTAATAGGAGTCCACGGAAAAAAAATACAGAAAATTTCTTTACAAATGCTTGAAAATAATTTAGTACATTTTATTGCTTCTGATGCCCATCATAGTGTAAATAGGCCTTTTATAATGAAAAGTTTATTTGAAGATAAAAAATTAAATAAATATGCCGAAGAAATAAATAAATTAATTGATAACGCTAAAATGATTATCAATAATAAAGATTTAGCTAAAAAGCAACCTACTCAAGAATATAAATCAAAAAAATTTCTCGGCTTATTTTAA